One region of Oncorhynchus nerka isolate Pitt River linkage group LG22, Oner_Uvic_2.0, whole genome shotgun sequence genomic DNA includes:
- the LOC115105845 gene encoding proline dehydrogenase 1, mitochondrial-like isoform X2: MSYNKVVPALVKSSSDNIKRICLSHGRFRSTVASTQRDEVEGGKEKQVDECTVAKAVQADLIIQSKNTTEAQTQKTEIDFDNTHEAYKSKDNIELLRSLLVFKLCTFDFLVDKNKELMDLSKKVFGQRLFERLMKMTFYGQFVAGEDHNSIKPLIHKNQAFGVGSVLDYSVEEDLTQEEAEKKEMDACVSEAEKDSPGVDHREMKYKAHRQFGDRRGGVVSARTYFYADEAKCDNQMETFLNCIKASGGASVDGFSAIKMTALGRPQFLLQFSEVLVKWRRFFNLLAAQQGKSGMDALEQKLELEQLKESLTQLGVGNKDDIENWFTGEKLGLSGTIDLLDWNSLINDRTSISNLLVIPNVETGQLEPLLRKFTVEEEKQMKRMLQRVDVLAKHAVENGVRLMVDAEQTYFQPAISRLTLEMQRIFNREKPIIFNTYQCYLKEAYDNVSVDMELSRREGWYFGAKLVRGAYMYQERSRAEEIGYEDPINPDYEATNRMYHKCLEFVLEEINHNRKANVMVASHNEDTVKFTLEKMNQMGLSPTENKVYFGQLLGMCDQISFPLGQAGFPVYKYVPYGPVNEVIPYLSRRALENRGFMKGSQRERSLLWKELKRRMLNGQILYKPVY; this comes from the exons atgtcgtaCAATAAAGTAGTACCAGCTCTAGTCAAGTCAAGTTCCGACAACATCAAGAGAATATGCTTGTCTCACGGGAGATTTCGCTCCACGGTCGCATCCACGCAACGTGATGAGGttgaaggagggaaagagaagcaAGTTGATGAGTGCACTGTGGCGAAAGCTGTTCAAGCGGACCTCATCATCCAGTCAAAAAATACCACCGAAGCTCAAACACAGAAGACCGAAATCGACTTCGACAATACTCATGAAGCTTACAAAAGTAAAGATAACATTGAGCTGCTTAGAAGTCTGTTGGTCTTCAAGCTTTGCACATTCGACTTCCTCGTTGACAAGAACAAGGAG TTGATGGACCTTAGCAAGAAGGTATTTGGCCAGCGGTTGTTTGAGAGGCTGATGAAGATGACGTTCTATGGACAGTTTGTGGCCGGGGAGGACCACAACTCAATCAAGCCTCTGATCCATAAGAACCAGGCCTTCGGCGTGGGGTCAGTCCTGGATTACAGTGTGGAGGAAGACCTGACccaggaggaggcagagaagaagGAGATGGA TGCCTGTGTGTCTGAAGCTGAGAAAGATAGTCCAG GCGTTGACCACCGTGAGATGAAGTACAAGGCCCACCGTCAGTTTGGGGACCGTCGTGGGGGCGTGGTCAGTGCCAGGACATACTTCTATGCTGATGAGGCCAAGTGTGACAACCAGATGGAGACCTTCCTCAACTGCATAAAAGCCTCAG GGGGGGCCTCTGTAGATGGATTTTCTGCCATTAAGATGACTGCCCTGGGCCGTCCACAGTTCCTG CTCCAGTTCTCAGAGGTGCTGGTGAAATGGAGGAGGTTCTTCAACCTGCTGGCAGCACAGCAGGGGAAGTCTGGCATGGATGCACTGGAGCAGAAACTGGAACTGGAACAGCTGAAG GAGAGTTTGACTCAGCTGGGGGTTGGAAATAAAGATGACATTGAGAACTGGTTTACTGGAGAGAAACTGGGCCTATCAGG AACGATTGACCTTCTGGACTGGAACAGCTTGATTAATGACAGAACATCGATCTCAAACCTGCTCGTCATTCCCAATGTTGAG ACTGGTCAGCTGGAGCCTCTGTTGAGGAAGTTCACTGTTGAAGAGGAGAAACAGATGAAGAGGATGCTGCAGAGAGTGGATGTTCTGGCCAAG CATGCGGTGGAGAATGGGGTGAGGCTGATGGTGGATGCTGAGCAGACGTACTTCCAGCCGGCCATCAGCAGACTGACCCTGGAGATGCAGAGGATCTTCAACAGAGAGAAGCCCATCATCTTCAACACCTACCAGTGCTATCTTAAG GAAGCCTATGACAATGTGTCTGTGGATATGGAGCTGTCCCGGCGTGAAGGTTGGTACTTTGGGGCCAAGCTGGTCCGCGGGGCCTACATGTACCAGGAGAGGAGCAGGGCGGAGGAGATCGGCTACGAAGACCCCATTAACCCAGACTATGAGGCCACCAACCGGATGTACCACAA ATGTTTAGAGTTTGTGTTGGAAGAGATCAACCACAACAGGAAGGCTAATGTCATGGTGGCGTCACACAACGAGGACACTGTCAAATTCACTCTGGAGAA GATGAACCAGATGGGTCTGTCACCCACTGAGAACAAGGTCTATTTTGGACAGCTGCTCGGAATGTGTGACCAGATCAGCTTCCCACTAG GCCAGGCTGGATTCCCAGTGTACAAATACGTCCCCTACGGCCCAGTCAACGAGGTCATCCCCTACCTGTCTCGCCGTGCCCTGGAGAACAGGGGCTTCATGAAGGGTTCCCAGAGGGAGCGCAGCCTGTTGTGGAAGGAGCTCAAACGCAGGATGCTCAACGGACAGATCCTCTACAAGCCTGTGTACTAA
- the LOC115105845 gene encoding proline dehydrogenase 1, mitochondrial-like isoform X1, whose translation MSYNKVVPALVKSSSDNIKRICLSHGRFRSTVASTQRDEVEGGKEKQVDECTVAKAVQADLIIQSKNTTEAQTQKTEIDFDNTHEAYKSKDNIELLRSLLVFKLCTFDFLVDKNKELMDLSKKVFGQRLFERLMKMTFYGQFVAGEDHNSIKPLIHKNQAFGVGSVLDYSVEEDLTQEEAEKKEMDACVSEAEKDSPVPATEFFVTQEHDHSVDHREMKYKAHRQFGDRRGGVVSARTYFYADEAKCDNQMETFLNCIKASGGASVDGFSAIKMTALGRPQFLLQFSEVLVKWRRFFNLLAAQQGKSGMDALEQKLELEQLKESLTQLGVGNKDDIENWFTGEKLGLSGTIDLLDWNSLINDRTSISNLLVIPNVETGQLEPLLRKFTVEEEKQMKRMLQRVDVLAKHAVENGVRLMVDAEQTYFQPAISRLTLEMQRIFNREKPIIFNTYQCYLKEAYDNVSVDMELSRREGWYFGAKLVRGAYMYQERSRAEEIGYEDPINPDYEATNRMYHKCLEFVLEEINHNRKANVMVASHNEDTVKFTLEKMNQMGLSPTENKVYFGQLLGMCDQISFPLGQAGFPVYKYVPYGPVNEVIPYLSRRALENRGFMKGSQRERSLLWKELKRRMLNGQILYKPVY comes from the exons atgtcgtaCAATAAAGTAGTACCAGCTCTAGTCAAGTCAAGTTCCGACAACATCAAGAGAATATGCTTGTCTCACGGGAGATTTCGCTCCACGGTCGCATCCACGCAACGTGATGAGGttgaaggagggaaagagaagcaAGTTGATGAGTGCACTGTGGCGAAAGCTGTTCAAGCGGACCTCATCATCCAGTCAAAAAATACCACCGAAGCTCAAACACAGAAGACCGAAATCGACTTCGACAATACTCATGAAGCTTACAAAAGTAAAGATAACATTGAGCTGCTTAGAAGTCTGTTGGTCTTCAAGCTTTGCACATTCGACTTCCTCGTTGACAAGAACAAGGAG TTGATGGACCTTAGCAAGAAGGTATTTGGCCAGCGGTTGTTTGAGAGGCTGATGAAGATGACGTTCTATGGACAGTTTGTGGCCGGGGAGGACCACAACTCAATCAAGCCTCTGATCCATAAGAACCAGGCCTTCGGCGTGGGGTCAGTCCTGGATTACAGTGTGGAGGAAGACCTGACccaggaggaggcagagaagaagGAGATGGA TGCCTGTGTGTCTGAAGCTGAGAAAGATAGTCCAG TGCCAGCTACAGAATTCTTTGTAACGCAGGAGCATGACCACA GCGTTGACCACCGTGAGATGAAGTACAAGGCCCACCGTCAGTTTGGGGACCGTCGTGGGGGCGTGGTCAGTGCCAGGACATACTTCTATGCTGATGAGGCCAAGTGTGACAACCAGATGGAGACCTTCCTCAACTGCATAAAAGCCTCAG GGGGGGCCTCTGTAGATGGATTTTCTGCCATTAAGATGACTGCCCTGGGCCGTCCACAGTTCCTG CTCCAGTTCTCAGAGGTGCTGGTGAAATGGAGGAGGTTCTTCAACCTGCTGGCAGCACAGCAGGGGAAGTCTGGCATGGATGCACTGGAGCAGAAACTGGAACTGGAACAGCTGAAG GAGAGTTTGACTCAGCTGGGGGTTGGAAATAAAGATGACATTGAGAACTGGTTTACTGGAGAGAAACTGGGCCTATCAGG AACGATTGACCTTCTGGACTGGAACAGCTTGATTAATGACAGAACATCGATCTCAAACCTGCTCGTCATTCCCAATGTTGAG ACTGGTCAGCTGGAGCCTCTGTTGAGGAAGTTCACTGTTGAAGAGGAGAAACAGATGAAGAGGATGCTGCAGAGAGTGGATGTTCTGGCCAAG CATGCGGTGGAGAATGGGGTGAGGCTGATGGTGGATGCTGAGCAGACGTACTTCCAGCCGGCCATCAGCAGACTGACCCTGGAGATGCAGAGGATCTTCAACAGAGAGAAGCCCATCATCTTCAACACCTACCAGTGCTATCTTAAG GAAGCCTATGACAATGTGTCTGTGGATATGGAGCTGTCCCGGCGTGAAGGTTGGTACTTTGGGGCCAAGCTGGTCCGCGGGGCCTACATGTACCAGGAGAGGAGCAGGGCGGAGGAGATCGGCTACGAAGACCCCATTAACCCAGACTATGAGGCCACCAACCGGATGTACCACAA ATGTTTAGAGTTTGTGTTGGAAGAGATCAACCACAACAGGAAGGCTAATGTCATGGTGGCGTCACACAACGAGGACACTGTCAAATTCACTCTGGAGAA GATGAACCAGATGGGTCTGTCACCCACTGAGAACAAGGTCTATTTTGGACAGCTGCTCGGAATGTGTGACCAGATCAGCTTCCCACTAG GCCAGGCTGGATTCCCAGTGTACAAATACGTCCCCTACGGCCCAGTCAACGAGGTCATCCCCTACCTGTCTCGCCGTGCCCTGGAGAACAGGGGCTTCATGAAGGGTTCCCAGAGGGAGCGCAGCCTGTTGTGGAAGGAGCTCAAACGCAGGATGCTCAACGGACAGATCCTCTACAAGCCTGTGTACTAA